The region AGAGCGCGCTAATTTTTTGTAAATAGCGAGGGTCGCTTAACTGGCCAATTAAATCGGCCGCGCGGACTAATCCGGGATAATTATCAGTAGTTTGATGGTCGCTATCTTTTGGAATGGGGAAACGGGTTAATTCAATGTTCCGTTTAATCGCATCCGCATCGATGAGTTTATGACCGCCAAATCTCTCTTCGATAAACAATTTTCCTCGGTCTACATGATAAGGAGTCATGCTCGCATCAGAAGCTCCTGGAGGTAAAGAAACCATGGCGCCATCGCGTCCGGTAGCATAAAGGCCTTCTTCGTCTTGACGACAGACTCCGCGCACGTAACCGATATCGTGACAAAGGAGAGAAATAATAAAGTGCAGCCAATCTTCGCAGGAGACTCCTCCTTCGCGGATATGTCGTCCTCGGATAACTTCCTGACCGACGAGGGTAACCAAGATGGTATGTTCGACATCGTGATAGAGGGCATCGCTGTTGGCAATATTTTCCAGGGCCATGTTGGCTGCCCAGCCGATGATATCTTCATAGTCGTGTTTCCAGCCTCCGTAGGTACGGCGATAGCCTTCTTGGACTTGCTGCACAAATTGATGAATGAGAAGTTCGGTGGTGTTAAACATAATCTGATGTCTGACCCTGGTTGTCTCGAATTCCAGTAAACGCGAATATTGTGGGAGCAACGGTTTCATTCTAACTTGAGTTTGTCGAGATATTGCGATCGCCTCCACCCTTTTCCGAGTACCTTTCAACTGAAATAGAGGTTCGGTCGAGATTCTTGTGCTATACTTGGAGTATTACATCAGACAATTGTCTATCCAACTCGGGGCTGTAATGGTTTCGACGGGGTAGTGAAAGCCAATCTGTGATTCAAGCCGAGAGCGAGTCTCCTCTCGTAAATCAAGGCTCAACCTAAAAGTAACTGCGAACAACATCGTTCCTTTCGCTCGTCGGGCTGCTGCTGTAGCCTAAATCTAGCCTCAAACAGGCGCGAGCCATCATAGTCCGACTCCGTTAAGGTCTATGGTGAAACCCCAACGGATGCTCTCTCGCAGCGCTTCTAGTTAGTTCGAGGGCTAAGATATTACTAGATATCCCCACCATTCGGGGTCAAGAATGGCTCTTTCCCAGAGGAGTATAGATGGGATAAGCTTGTGAACGAACAGAGGGTAATAGCTATTTCGGACGGCAGTTCGATTCTGCCCAGCTCCATTTTATTGTATTCTCTCCATAGTTTCTCCGAACGAACTGCTTGCAGATGCCACCTTATCGATTATTTTTTGCGTCCAGTTGCGATCGCCAGGAGAGATTATAATCGTATTAAAAGTATAGCGATCGGCTTCTAACCCTACTCCTTCAGAGTCATCGACGTGAAGACCGATATCAAACCACTTTGGATTTTTACTCGGTTGAGGAGATATATTATGTTTCTCGCAATACCGAGCGTGCATGTCTTGATTGATAATTTCTGCTAGATGAATGCCATAAAACCAAAATAACAAACGCATGTAGACGATGGGACGATAGGAAGTCGTATAAATGCAAATTTGATGTCCGGACTCTTGCAAATGGTTCGCGAGACTGCAAATTCCCAGTCGCAACGGTTCGTTAAACCATAATCGCAATACAATAGGAACTCGATTAGGCTCGTGTTGTCCGTTGTCTGGCACGCCAATTAGGGTATCATCGAGATCGAATGAAATTTTCATGGCGATCGATAATCATTGAGCTGGATTAAGCATCGTAGATCGATTAATCCACAAAATACTCATTCCTATTCATAAAGACTGTACACTTCAATCGAGGTTAGAGTCTTTATGGATAACCTCAGTATACTCGATGGTAGGAAATTGCACTGCAGTCATGCGATCGGCTCGCTCTTGCTCTGCCACTTCTTC is a window of Roseofilum casamattae BLCC-M143 DNA encoding:
- a CDS encoding Npun_R2479 family HD domain-containing metalloprotein — translated: MFNTTELLIHQFVQQVQEGYRRTYGGWKHDYEDIIGWAANMALENIANSDALYHDVEHTILVTLVGQEVIRGRHIREGGVSCEDWLHFIISLLCHDIGYVRGVCRQDEEGLYATGRDGAMVSLPPGASDASMTPYHVDRGKLFIEERFGGHKLIDADAIKRNIELTRFPIPKDSDHQTTDNYPGLVRAADLIGQLSDPRYLQKISALYYEFSETGAAKALNYRHPEDLRNNYPKFYWHGVYPYIQEGLSYLELTQEGKQIIANLYANVFRVEHQPSRDLEPVG